The window AATCCTTGGGCACCGTGGCTGCCAGGCGGCGCATGTATTCGCTGCCGTCATCGACCATCTTGAATTCCAGCTGGGCGGTGCGGCCGATGATCGATTTGATACGCTCGAAGTCGGCGGACTTCAACCCCGGCAGCTCGACGATGATGTCGGTGCCCTTCTTGATGATGGTGGGCTCGGCGACACCGAACTTGTCGACGCGGCCGCGGATGGTCTCGATGCCCTGGCGCAAGGCATAGTCGCGCACCTCTTCGACCTGATCCGGATCCAGGCGCAGTCGCACCACGCCGGTGTCAGGCTTGCGTTCAATCAGGTCCACCGACTTGCGGTAGTCGCGCAGGATGGCCTCGTCCAGCTTGGCCTGGTCGGCCGGCGGCTTGAACGTGAACACAATGTCATCGCGCCCTTCGCGCACGACGTTGACGTCGGTGATGCCCTTGTCCTTGCGCAGTCGATCTTCGATGTCCGTCGAGAGGCGGTCGACCTTGCCGGACACCGCCTTGTCGACGTTCACCTCATAGACAAGGTGCAGGCCACCTTGAAGGTCCAGGCCTAGCTGGATGCGCTTTTGGAAATATTTTTTGATCAGCGCCGGCTGCTTGGCTTCCGGCACCACCGTCGGGATCAGGTAGAGGCAAGCCGTTACGGTGACCACGCCGTAAAGCACGGCCTTCCACCACCATGAGCGTTCCATTCAAAAGTCCGTTGCGGGGGGTTTACGAAGCTTTGGCGTCGGTCTTGGGTGCTTCCGCGCCGTTGTAGCGGCCGGTCACGGCGGCGCGGGTGACGCGCAGGCGAACACCTTCTTGCACCTGCAGTGTCAGCTCGTTGTCTTTGATGCCGGCGATCTTGCCGATAATTCCCCCCTGCGTGACCACCTCGTCGCCCTTTTTCAGCTCCGACAGCATCGACTGATGCTGCTTGGCCTTCTTCGACTGCGGACGGATCACCAGGAAATAGAACACGCCGAAAATCAGGATCAACGGCAAGAACTGCGTCAGGGCGCTGCCGCCCGGTGCTTGCTGAGCCATTCCAAGCAGATATTGAGTCAAGAGTTCGTGGCCTCCAGCCGCGAAACGCATAGCAGACGGCCGATCGGGGGTCAAGCATCGTGGGCGGACGGAAACACTATTGTGCTTGGTAGACTTGCTCTAGAGTGCCGCCCAGATGACGTACGGTGCGCTTCTTTCGAGCAAGTTGATCAGCGAGGGCAAGTTCCAGGAGGCGGTAGAGGCGGCCAGCCAGGAGATCAGCCTGCAGCCGGACGAGCCCGAGGCCTATTTCAACCGTGGCCAGGCCCGAGTGGGCATGGATCAGCTGGCGCAAGCGGTGGCTGATTACCAGCGTGCCCTGACCATGAACGCCAGCGACAGCGCCATGGATCCGGAAGCGGTCGACGACGAGCTGTTCTTTGCCCTGCGCACGCTGGCCACCCAGCGCCAGGACGATCCCGCCGCGTCCGTGGCCACCCTGCGGGAGTATGTCTCGATGTTGCCGCACGGCCGGCACGTCGAGGACGTGGCGAAGTGGATCGACAAGCTGCGCGGCGTGGAGACGGTCTGGTACCGCGAGCGCGCTTGAAGGCAGGCGTAGAAGCGCCTTCCCTCAGGCTTCGTCGTCCGCGAAGGCGATGACGTCGCGGATCTGCGCCGCGCCCAGCGCGAACATCACCAGCCGATCAAAACCGAGCGCCACCCCTGCCGTCTCCGGCATGTGGGGCAGCGCCCCCAGCAGATTTTCATCCAGCGGGTAGACGGTCCGCCCACGAGCGGCCCGCGCCGCTGACTCGGTTTCGAACCGCCGTCGCTGCTCGGCGGCGTCGGTCAGCTCGCCGAAGGCGTTGGCCAGCTCCAGGCCGCCGGCGTATAGCTCGAAGCGCTCGACCACCGCCGGATCGGCCGCCTTCGGCCGCGCCAGCGCGCCCAGCGGGGCCGGCCAATCGAAGACGAAAAGGGGTGGTGATTGCGCCAGCGTCGGCTCGACTTTGTCGAGAAACGCTTGAAAGAAAAGATCGTCCCATTCCTGGGCGGCGC of the Polyangia bacterium genome contains:
- the yajC gene encoding preprotein translocase subunit YajC gives rise to the protein MAQQAPGGSALTQFLPLILIFGVFYFLVIRPQSKKAKQHQSMLSELKKGDEVVTQGGIIGKIAGIKDNELTLQVQEGVRLRVTRAAVTGRYNGAEAPKTDAKAS
- a CDS encoding tetratricopeptide repeat protein, encoding MTYGALLSSKLISEGKFQEAVEAASQEISLQPDEPEAYFNRGQARVGMDQLAQAVADYQRALTMNASDSAMDPEAVDDELFFALRTLATQRQDDPAASVATLREYVSMLPHGRHVEDVAKWIDKLRGVETVWYRERA